One part of the Mesorhizobium sp. M4B.F.Ca.ET.058.02.1.1 genome encodes these proteins:
- the ilvD gene encoding dihydroxy-acid dehydratase, which yields MDARVISKAKLPSRYVTVGPARAPHRSYLYAMGLSAAEIAQPLVGVASCWNEAAPCNISLMRQAQVVKKGVAAANGTPREFCTITVTDGIAMGHQGMKSSLVSREVIADSVELTMRGHCYDALVGLAGCDKSLPGMMMAMVRLNVPSIFIYGGSILPGSYRGRQITVQDVFEAVGQHSVGTISDAELLEIEQAACPSAGSCGAQFTANTMATVAEAIGLALPYSCGAPAPYEMRDRFNYASGEKVMELIAKNIRPRDIITLKSLENAATVVSATGGSTNAALHLPAIAHEAGIKFDLFDVAAIFEKTPYIADLKPGGKYVAKDMFEAGGIPLLMKTLLDHGYLHGDCMTVTGRTLAENMQHVAWNDSQDVVRPANRPITKTGGVVGLKGNLAPEGAIVKVAGMSELKFSGPARCFDSEEECFEAVTQRNYKEGEVLVIRYEGPRGGPGMREMLSTTAALYGQGMGGKVALITDGRFSGATRGFCIGHVGPEAAIGGPIGLIRDGDVISIDAVNGTIEVALSDAELAARKKTWKARKTDYQSGAIWKYAQTVGSARDGAVTHPGGAKETHCYADI from the coding sequence ATGGACGCCAGAGTTATCTCCAAGGCCAAGCTGCCCAGCCGCTACGTGACCGTGGGTCCGGCGCGCGCGCCGCATCGCTCGTACCTCTACGCCATGGGATTGTCGGCGGCCGAGATCGCGCAGCCGCTGGTCGGCGTCGCCAGCTGCTGGAACGAGGCGGCACCCTGCAACATCTCGCTGATGCGTCAGGCGCAGGTGGTCAAGAAAGGCGTCGCCGCCGCCAACGGCACACCGCGCGAGTTCTGCACCATCACCGTCACCGACGGCATCGCCATGGGCCACCAGGGCATGAAATCGTCGCTTGTGTCGCGCGAGGTGATCGCCGATTCCGTCGAGCTGACCATGCGCGGCCATTGCTACGACGCGCTGGTCGGTCTTGCCGGTTGCGACAAGTCGCTGCCCGGCATGATGATGGCCATGGTGCGCCTCAACGTGCCATCGATCTTCATCTATGGCGGCTCGATCCTTCCCGGCAGCTATCGCGGCCGGCAGATCACCGTGCAAGACGTGTTCGAGGCGGTCGGCCAGCATTCGGTCGGCACGATCAGCGACGCCGAACTGCTCGAGATCGAACAGGCAGCCTGTCCGTCGGCCGGCTCGTGCGGCGCCCAGTTCACCGCCAACACGATGGCCACCGTCGCCGAGGCGATCGGCCTGGCGCTGCCCTATTCCTGCGGCGCGCCGGCACCCTACGAGATGCGCGACCGCTTCAACTACGCCTCCGGCGAAAAGGTTATGGAGCTGATCGCGAAGAACATCCGGCCACGCGACATCATCACGCTGAAGTCGCTGGAGAACGCCGCGACCGTCGTGTCCGCCACCGGCGGCTCGACCAATGCCGCGCTGCACCTGCCGGCGATCGCGCATGAGGCCGGGATCAAGTTCGACCTCTTCGACGTCGCCGCGATCTTCGAGAAGACACCTTACATCGCCGATCTCAAGCCCGGCGGCAAATATGTCGCCAAGGACATGTTCGAGGCCGGCGGCATTCCGCTGTTGATGAAGACACTGCTCGACCATGGTTACCTGCATGGCGATTGCATGACCGTGACCGGCCGTACTTTGGCCGAAAACATGCAGCATGTTGCCTGGAATGACAGCCAGGATGTGGTCCGTCCCGCCAACCGGCCAATCACCAAGACAGGCGGTGTCGTGGGCCTGAAGGGCAACCTTGCCCCCGAAGGCGCGATCGTGAAGGTCGCGGGCATGTCGGAACTGAAATTCTCGGGTCCGGCGCGTTGCTTCGATTCGGAAGAGGAGTGCTTCGAAGCGGTCACGCAGCGCAACTACAAGGAAGGCGAGGTTCTCGTCATCCGCTACGAGGGTCCGCGCGGCGGTCCGGGCATGCGGGAAATGCTGTCGACGACGGCGGCTCTCTACGGTCAGGGCATGGGCGGCAAGGTGGCGCTGATCACCGACGGACGGTTCTCGGGCGCGACGCGCGGCTTCTGCATCGGCCATGTCGGGCCGGAGGCGGCTATCGGCGGTCCGATCGGGCTCATCAGGGACGGTGACGTGATCTCGATCGATGCGGTCAACGGCACGATCGAGGTGGCGCTGTCCGACGCCGAGCTGGCGGCGAGGAAGAAGACGTGGAAGGCGCGCAAGACCGACTATCAGTCGGGCGCGATCTGGAAATATGCGCAGACGGTCGGATCGGCCCGCGACGGCGCGGTGACCCACCCGGGCGGTGCGAAAGAAACACATTGCTATGCGGATATCTGA
- a CDS encoding tetratricopeptide repeat protein has translation MRISEVLRSSVFSALVAVATLGAVGQAMAFDDKVFDDKTGVKPQSSPWAVFQFGFSAYKNGHKDQAVEAYKYAAENGQIGATWKLARMYAEGDGVARDDYAAFKFFSEIVDQDVEPGSPEESYVSDALVALGDYLRKGIPGSPVTENEVAAQEYYMRAAANYRNPNAQFEIGQMFLKGEGGVKASVKQAGRWLQLAAEKGHAGAQATLGNLLFQSGKVVRGLAMMTAALERAAPADQPWIRSMQEEAFAAAGEADRRTAISLADDILTKGGGDQ, from the coding sequence ATGCGGATATCTGAGGTGTTGAGGTCGTCTGTCTTTTCGGCACTGGTCGCTGTGGCGACCTTGGGCGCCGTGGGCCAAGCCATGGCCTTCGACGACAAGGTATTCGACGACAAGACCGGCGTGAAGCCGCAGTCCAGCCCGTGGGCGGTGTTCCAGTTCGGCTTTTCCGCCTACAAGAACGGCCACAAGGACCAGGCGGTCGAGGCTTATAAATACGCCGCCGAGAACGGCCAGATTGGCGCCACCTGGAAGCTTGCGCGCATGTATGCCGAAGGCGACGGCGTGGCACGCGACGACTATGCGGCCTTCAAGTTCTTCTCGGAGATCGTCGACCAGGATGTCGAGCCGGGTTCGCCGGAGGAGAGCTATGTCTCCGACGCGCTGGTGGCGCTCGGCGACTATCTGCGCAAGGGCATACCCGGCAGCCCCGTCACGGAGAACGAGGTCGCGGCGCAGGAATACTACATGCGCGCGGCCGCCAACTACCGCAATCCGAACGCCCAATTCGAGATCGGGCAGATGTTCCTGAAGGGCGAGGGCGGCGTCAAGGCAAGCGTCAAGCAGGCCGGGCGCTGGCTCCAACTGGCGGCCGAGAAGGGCCATGCCGGCGCGCAGGCGACGCTCGGCAACCTCCTGTTCCAGAGCGGCAAGGTGGTGCGCGGCCTGGCGATGATGACGGCCGCACTCGAGCGTGCCGCACCGGCCGACCAGCCGTGGATCCGCAGCATGCAGGAAGAGGCCTTCGCCGCCGCCGGCGAAGCCGACCGCCGCACGGCCATCTCCCTGGCCGACGACATCCTGACGAAGGGCGGCGGCGACCAGTAA
- the xth gene encoding exodeoxyribonuclease III codes for MKIVTWNINGVRARIGNLTHWLTESAPDIVCLQEIKSVDEQFPRAEVEALGYNVETHGQKGFNGVALLSKLRFDEVIKGLPGDDEDEQARFIEGVFSTDRGALRVASLYLPNGNPIDDEKKFSYKLSWMARLERWAQERLRLEEALVLAGDYNVIPEAADARFPDNWLGDALFQPQTRQAFRRLKNLGFTEAVRAVTDSSDVYTFWDYQAGAWQKNNGIRIDHLLLSPEAANRFSSASVEKHVRAWEKPSDHVPVAIELALQPA; via the coding sequence ATGAAAATCGTCACCTGGAACATCAACGGCGTGCGCGCCCGCATCGGCAACCTCACCCACTGGCTGACCGAAAGCGCGCCCGACATCGTCTGCCTGCAGGAGATCAAATCGGTCGACGAACAGTTCCCGCGCGCCGAGGTCGAGGCGCTCGGCTACAATGTCGAGACCCATGGCCAGAAGGGCTTCAACGGCGTCGCCCTCCTGTCGAAGCTGCGCTTCGACGAAGTTATCAAGGGCCTGCCCGGCGATGACGAGGACGAGCAGGCGCGCTTCATCGAGGGCGTGTTCTCGACCGACAGGGGCGCGCTGCGTGTCGCCTCGCTCTATCTGCCGAACGGCAATCCGATCGACGACGAGAAGAAGTTCTCCTACAAGCTGTCCTGGATGGCGCGGCTGGAGAGGTGGGCGCAGGAGCGGCTGCGGCTCGAGGAGGCGCTGGTGCTGGCCGGCGACTACAATGTCATCCCCGAAGCCGCCGACGCCCGGTTCCCGGACAACTGGCTGGGCGACGCGCTGTTCCAGCCGCAGACGCGGCAGGCCTTCCGTCGGCTGAAGAACCTCGGCTTCACCGAAGCAGTGCGCGCCGTCACCGATTCGTCCGATGTCTACACGTTCTGGGACTATCAGGCCGGCGCCTGGCAGAAGAACAACGGCATCCGCATCGACCACCTGCTTTTGTCGCCCGAAGCCGCCAACCGTTTTTCCTCGGCCTCGGTCGAAAAGCATGTCCGCGCCTGGGAGAAGCCATCCGACCACGTGCCGGTGGCGATCGAACTGGCGCTGCAGCCCGCCTGA
- a CDS encoding VOC family protein has product MPAIGAVRQVALSAGRDLDITLAFWRDVLGMGVHARYDPPGIAFIMAGDVRLFFTDGVPAGIVYLDITGLEAFHAQAKAAGIPFTAPPALVHRDTEGQFGPAGESEWMAFLKDPAGNTIGLVERLPSEDPKGNP; this is encoded by the coding sequence ATGCCTGCGATCGGCGCGGTCCGTCAGGTCGCGCTCTCGGCCGGCCGCGATCTCGACATCACGCTCGCCTTCTGGCGTGACGTGCTCGGCATGGGCGTGCATGCGCGCTACGATCCGCCGGGCATCGCCTTCATCATGGCCGGCGACGTGCGCCTGTTCTTCACCGATGGCGTGCCGGCGGGCATCGTCTATCTCGACATTACCGGCCTCGAAGCCTTCCATGCGCAGGCGAAGGCCGCGGGCATTCCCTTCACCGCGCCGCCGGCACTCGTCCATCGCGACACCGAGGGCCAGTTCGGTCCGGCGGGGGAAAGCGAGTGGATGGCCTTCCTAAAGGACCCGGCAGGCAATACGATCGGCCTCGTCGAACGCCTCCCGTCCGAAGATCCCAAGGGCAATCCATGA
- the erpA gene encoding iron-sulfur cluster insertion protein ErpA: MGADAKTAMKVEMTDAAAKRIARIVSGEPGKTALRVSVEGGGCSGFSYKFDLVDTRNDDDVAIEKDGATVLIDDLSLVYMGGSVIDFVDDLMGQSFQIRNPNAVASCGCGTSFSV, translated from the coding sequence ATGGGCGCGGATGCCAAGACTGCCATGAAGGTCGAGATGACCGACGCCGCCGCCAAGCGGATCGCCAGGATCGTTTCCGGCGAGCCGGGCAAGACGGCGCTGCGCGTCTCGGTCGAAGGCGGCGGCTGCTCCGGCTTTTCCTACAAGTTCGACCTCGTCGACACGCGCAACGACGACGACGTCGCCATCGAGAAGGACGGCGCCACCGTGCTGATCGACGACCTGTCGCTGGTCTATATGGGCGGCTCGGTGATCGACTTCGTCGACGACCTGATGGGCCAGTCGTTCCAGATCAGGAACCCCAATGCCGTCGCCTCCTGCGGCTGCGGCACCAGTTTCTCTGTTTAG